The Tolypothrix sp. PCC 7712 region ATAAGATTTGCAAGATAGGCTTTGGCCATTCTAGATCACTGTAGATTTCTATAAATAGATAATGCTCACTTTGAGTTAAAGGTAATGCATAAAACATGACAGTGATGCGTTTGCCATTGTAAACCGGAATACTCAGTTCAACTGTGTAGGGAGTATGTAAGATTAAATCAACTTCCACAATTGGTTGTCGCCAAATCCTCAGCGCATTAACTGGAGATTCTAAAATTGTTTGAAATTGGATTTTACCCCCAATCTCTGTAGGCTGAAACGAGTTGATATTAATGACTCGCAGATTGTTCAGGCTAAACTTGTGGATAGTTTCTAAATGTTTTAAATTCAACAAATGATAGATTTGGCACAGATAAGGAAAAGGTAAAATATATTCCTGGCTGATCATGTGCCGCTTTTTTAAATCAAACTTGCTATCTTGAATTGGGCATAAAGAATTTGCATTGCTATTTACATCTTGCTCTGGTCTTAAATACAGCCAACTCAAAAAGAAAAATGATGCTGTAAATAGCTGAAACACTTCCAAAGTAGATATATAACCATCGGCAAATGTAGCAAAACTTCTATCAGTTATACCAAAAAGCCAAGATGGAATACCCGCTAGCCAAATACCATTTTTGAGATTGAGGATAAAAAGACCAAATTCAAATTCTAGAGATTGAGTAGCATTTTCAGCAGTTGCATCACTCTGCTCATGTATGAGGTTAGTAGGCATATTCTTCAAAATAAAATCTATCGTTATGGCAATAATTACTATCTGCAATTGCCTCAATTCTAGCTATAGATAATTTCATCAACCTCTACCTATGGCTGGAAATAGAATTACCCAATAGCTATGTAATTTAATACAGTTAATATCAAAAATTCTTGCTCAAATAAATAATATACATTTATCTAAAAAGTAATTTTAGTTACTGCGTAAATCAATGACTGTATATTTTATTTCTGAGATTTACTTAGCAAATTTATATAAAATATTTCTTGAAGAAGAGGTCAAATCATATAATCTGATTCAGAAAATTAAGACTAAAGCAAAGATATTGAGTTTTAAGGCGCAAGATTAGGTTGATTATTTGGGTTTTGAAATAATCCTTGGTCTCATCTAGTAAAAGCTGTGGATCACTCGTAACTATTTCCTCTACCCTACAAAAGCAATCTGATCAGCTGTAGCAGTAGTAGTTGCGCTGATTGCTACTCACATTGAAATAATTACACTAATTGAGGTTCATGAAATTTCAATCAATGAACTCATCAACATATTTAGTTGCACCCAGCAGCAACAACTGCTTGTGTAATATCAACAGAACAATTAGTACCTCAACCTATAGAATTACTACCGCTTTAGCGGTATTATTTTTAAATATTTTCGCCAAAATTCCCAGAGACAGCAGCAATGACTATTCGCCATGCGACTGAAATTGACTTACCAGCTATTGTGGCAATTTACAATGCTGCAATTCCTACCCGCATGGCTAGTGCTGATTTAGAGCCAGTGTCAATAGAAAGCCGTCTAAATTGGTTTCGCGGGCGATCGCCTTCACACAGACCCCTTTGGGTGATAGAAGTAAATAGTGTAATAGCTGGGTGGCTGAGTTTCCAATCTTTTTACGGACGGCCAGCTTACAGTAAGACTGCCGAAATTAGCATTTATATTGCTCCAGAGTTCCAAAAATGCGGATTAGGACAACAACTTTTAGCACAAGCAATTAAGCAAAGCCCAGATTTAGGCTTAAAAACTTTAATTGGCTTTATTTTTGCTCATAATCAGCCCAGTTTAAAGCTATTTGAACGATTTGGATTCACGCCTTGGGGACATTTACCCAACATCGCAGAACTTGATGGTGTAGAACGTGACTTAGTAATTATGGGGCTACGACTCACTAACTAATCACAACACAGAGGACTTATTTTCTGTAGCTTGAATAAAGGCTTCAAAATCACTTCCTGGTGTCCATTGAATCGCGCCATCTCGCCCCGTAAAGAAAAGTTTCGTTTGACTTTGGCTAAGTTCAGATAAAACCTTTGGTTCCAAGTCAGGGGAAGATGCGATCGCAATTTCTGGTTGTAGCGCTAAAACTAAATCCTTTAAAGATTCCGGTACACACCATAGCACTTGGGGACGAGGTAAACTCCCAGACTTAACTAACTGTGCAATTTCTTTAGACTTGAGGTTACCTACTAATAACCAATTCTGACCTTGAATTTGCAATTGCAACATCGGCAACTGCTCATTAATTAATTGTGCCACTACCGAGCCAGTAGTAATTGCTTGTCCCAATGCCAAAGGCTGATATAAGCCTTGACGCTGTTGGACGTTCTGTTGAATTACCTGCGCTTCCACAATGTTTTCTGGCTTAGGGGGATAGCTGTAAAAATTTTTGATAGGTAAGCGCTGCATGACTTCCAGCCAACCACTACTCTCATGATCTTGAAAATCAGTGGCGATCGCCCAATCAATTTGATTCACACCTTGCTGTTGTAAAAATGGTAAGATTGTGAAGCGTCCTGTACTTTCATCTCCACTATTAATTAGCGTGACTGTGCCCCTGTCTTGAATAACTAAAACTGGTTCTGCACCTGCTGCTAATACAGTAATTCGGAACAAACTGTTAGCAGAATGCCAAACTGGAATAAGTACTAAACCGATGGCAATAAAACTAGCAAACCACCAGCGTTGTCGCCACCAACGTGCTAAAACAACTAATAAAATTAATGTATAGAGAGTGAGCATTTGCCAAGGGGAGATACTCCCCACAGCAAAGGAATTACCAGGTAATTTGCTAAAAAATTCTACTAATTTAATTAGCCAATCAGTAGGGGGATGCAAAATTCCTGCTAAAAAACTGCCAGCGTCCGGCCAAATTAATGCTGCTAAGGCACTAATAATTCCACCGATACTAATAATAGAAATCAACGGGGTGGTAATAATATTGAGGATTAAACTGTAAGACGGTACTACCCCAAAGAAAAACAACTGCAACGGTAAAGTCCAAATTGTTGCGGCTAACGGGACAGCAATCAAAGATGCGATCGCAGGTGGTAACCAACCCAAGCGTTGAATAATCGGTGGTACTGTGACAACTAATCCCAGCGTCGCTAAAAAGCTAAGTTGAAAACCCAAATCCCAAATCCATAACGGATTAAATAGTAATAATATTGTTGCCGCTAGTAATAGCGAGCCTAACTGTTTTACCTTTCTTTTTAAAGCTAATCCTACTAATGCCGCAAAACCCATAATTACGGCTCTTAAAACCGCAGGTTGAAAACCAGTTAAACTCAAGAAAATCAGCAATCCTAAACAGCCAAGGATAAATTGAGTTACCTTTTTAGAACGCCTCGTTAACTGTAATATTACGCCTAAAATCAACGAAGTCTGAAAACCAGAAGCTGCTAAAGCATGAGCCAAGCCAGCCTGGACAAATAAATCGCGGATATCATAAGGTAAATCAACAGTTTTGCTGCCTAAAACCATTGCACTGACAAGCGGCCCTTCTGGAATACCCAGCCAACGAACTTGCGATCGTACTATTCGCTCGCGAACTTGCCACCATCCCCATTTACGCGGTTCTTCATCTAAAATATTTATCTGTCTACCTGTTAAACCCGCAAATGTAGCTTCTTGTTTGAGAAACTTTTGAAAGTCAAAAGCACCAGGATTGGATGCTGCTTTTGGCTTGTACAAAATTCCAGTTACCGCAATTTGTTGACCTGGATATAAGCCAGTTGCTTGCAGTATCGGCACTGTAACATATAACTTACCCGTTACCCCTTTACTTACACCTGCGGGGCCATCACCTTTTTTGACTTCATCTAGCTGAGTCGCTTCCAACCAAAATTGTCCTCGCTGAGTCCGAGTTAACCTTGGTGTACTTGCCACTTCACCACGCACACTTACTACTTGTTCTTGATTACTACTATTTCCTGGCGGGACGAATTTACTAATATCTTTTGGCCCTGGTTCTGGTACTCGCCATTGAAAATACAGGGTAGCCAGCAAACCTACCAAACCTGCAACTAACCAAATTCGAGGTTGGGGAGTATTTTGCCAGAAACTAGATATTGCCTTAGCTTTAGTCGCAGCATTTTCTGGTTTTTGACTAAGTTGCCGTGATTTAAGAAAACGTAGCCGCAACAGCACTGCTATCAATATTCCTAGCAAAAAAATCCATACACCGCCCCAAGGAACTGCTGTAAATAGTAGCCCCAGAATATAGCCAAGACAGATAATTACACCACTAGCCTGAATCATAAGACTTCTAATACAAGTACTTGCTGACTATAAAATGAAACCCGCAGATGCGGGCTGTGTTTGTAGAGCCAGTGACTACCAGTCTTATGGGGCACAGGCTTTATTTGTAGAACTTTTTGCAATAACTTTATCAAAAAGATGTGCCTAAATTAAACCCTAGTACCGCATGGATAAACAAAATCAAAATTGCTGTAGTCGGCTTTCAAGAGCAATCCAATTGCCTAGAGTTAGACAATGGAACCAAAATTCAAGTGCAATTGCACAACTTTTGTATACACCGGAGCTTTTTGAGGGAGTTCTCAGGATTTACCTAACTTGTAATTATCCTCAGTGTTAATCTCTACTGTTTAACTTACGGCATTTTTGAGTAAGGGAAAACCTAACTTCTCCCTTTGCTCAACATATAAAGTAGCTACTTTCCGTGCTAAATGCCGAATTCTAGCAATATATCGAGTCCGTTCCGTCACAGAAATTACACCCCGTGCATCCAGTAAATTAAAAGTATGAGAACACTTAATAACATAGTCTAAGCCAGGTAAAACCAATCCCCGTTCAGTCAATTGAGTAGCTTCCTGCTCATACAGATTAAACAGTGTCAACAACATTTCCGGATTCGACGCTTCAAAGTTGTAAGTACACTGTTCAATTTCCGCTTGCAGGAAAACATCACCGTAAGTAATGTTGTCCGTCCATTGAATCTTGGTGATGGCTTCTACCTGCTGGAGGTACATCGCCAATCTTTCTAAACCGTATGTAATCTCAATCGAAACCGGACGGCAATCAATTCCCCCACATTGTTGGAAGTAGGTAAATTGGGTAATTTCCATTCCATCTAACCAAACTTCCCAACCAGTACCCCAAGCGCCCACAGTAGCATCTTCCCAGTTATCCTCAACAAACCTTATGTCATGGTCTTCAGGATGAATCCCTAACGCTCTTAAAGAATCAAGATAAATCTCTTGGATATTATCTGGTGAAGGTTTAATCAGAACTTGGTACTGATAATAGTATTGAAAGCGATTAGGGTTTTCACCATAGCGCCCATCTGTAGGACGGCGGCAAGGTTCCACATATGCCACAGCCCAAGGCTCTGGCCCTAGCGCCCGTAAAAAAGTATGGGGATTTTTCGTACCTGCTCCCTTCTCAATGTCGTAAGGCTGGGCAATCAAGCAACCGCGATTCTCCCAGAATTCATGCAATGAAGCTATTACCGACTGAAAATTCACGCTCTACCTTTCCTTCTTCAGCACAGTGCATCAACCATTGTTACCTAAACCCAGCACTGTGAGGAGTTTTGCGACGCAAAAACAAAATCTCAAAAAATTTCCCGAAAAAAAGTTGACAAACGGAAGTAGGCTCGATATATTAGATAAGTGCCTGAGAGCGGAGCGCGAAAAGCGGCGCTGGTAGGGACACCGAACCTTGAAAATCATATAGTTTGAAAGCCAGTATATAACATATACCCTGCGTCAGTAAAGAGAATTACCGGACTGAGGTATAAATCAGTCGATTAAGAGCTAAACGAACTTTATCTACAAAATGGAGAGTTTGATCCTGGCTCAGGATGAACGCTGGCGGTATGCTTAACACATGCAAGTCGAACGGTCTCTTCGGAGATAGTGGCGGACGGGTGAGTAACGCGTGAGAATCTAGCTCTAGGTCGGGGACAACCACTGGAAACGGTGGCTAATACCGGATGTGCCGGAAGGTGAAAGATTTATTGCCTAGAGATGAGCTCGCGTCTGATTAGCTAGTAGGTGTGGTAAGAGCGCACCTAGGCGACGATCAGTAGCTGGTCTGAGAGGATGATCAGCCACACTGGGACTGAGACACGGCCCAGACTCCTACGGGAGGCAGCAGTGGGGAATTTTCCGCAATGGGCGAAAGCCTGACGGAGCAATACCGCGTGAGGGAGGAAGGCTCTTGGGTTGTAAACCTCTTTTCTCAAGGAAGAAAAAAATGACGGTACTTGAGGAATAAGCATCGGCTAACTCCGTGCCAGCAGCCGCGGTAATACGGAGGATGCAAGCGTTATCCGGAATGATTGGGCGTAAAGCGTCCGCAGGTGGCAATGTAAGTCTGCTGTTAAAGAGTGAGGCTCAACCTCATAAGAGCAGTGGAAACTACATAGCTAGAGTGCGTTCGGGGCAGAGGGAATTCCTGGTGTAGCGGTGAAATGCGTAGAGATCAGGAAGAACACCGGTGGCGAAAGCGCTCTGCTAGGCCGCAACTGACACTGAGGGACGAAAGCTAGGGGAGCGAATGGGATTAGATACCCCAGTAGTCCTAGCCGTAAACGATGGATACTAGGCGTGGCTTGTATCGACCCGAGCCGTGCCGGAGCTAACGCGTTAAGTATCCCGCCTGGGGAGTACGCACGCAAGTGTGAAACTCAAAGGAATTGACGGGGGCCCGCACAAGCGGTGGAGTATGTGGTTTAATTCGATGCAACGCGAAGAACCTTACCAAGACTTGACATGTCGCGAATCCTCTTGAAAGGGAGGAGTGCCTTCGGGAGCGCGAACACAGGTGGTGCATGGCTGTCGTCAGCTCGTGTCGTGAGATGTTGGGTTAAGTCCCGCAACGAGCGCAACCCTCGTTTTTAGTTGCCAGCATTAAGTTGGGCACTCTAGAGAGACTGCCGGTGACAAACCGGAGGAAGGTGGGGATGACGTCAAGTCAGCATGCCCCTTACGTCTTGGGCTACACACGTACTACAATGCTACGGACAAAGGGCAGCGAGCTAGCGATAGCAAGCAAATCTCATAAACCGTGGCTCAGTTCAGATCGCAGGCTGCAACTCGCCTGCGTGAAGGAGGAATCGCTAGTAATTGCAGGTCAGCATACTGCAGTGAATTCGTTCCCGGGCCTTGTACACACCGCCCGTCACACCATGGAAGCTGGCAACGCCCGAAGTCATTACTCCAACCATTCGTGGGGGAGGATGCCGAAGGCAGTGCTGGTGACTGGGGTGAAGTCGTAACAAGGTAGCCGTACCGGAAGGTGTGGCTGGATCACCTCCTTTTAGGGAGACCTACCCAACTTTGAAATCAATTGCAAACAGTCAATAGAGACAAAGATGGTCTACTCTAGGTCGGTCGCAGGTATAGTGAAGGCTTTCAAACTATAGAGAGGTTCTCAATTATGGGCTATTAGCTCAGGTGGTTAGAGC contains the following coding sequences:
- a CDS encoding GNAT family N-acetyltransferase, whose protein sequence is MTIRHATEIDLPAIVAIYNAAIPTRMASADLEPVSIESRLNWFRGRSPSHRPLWVIEVNSVIAGWLSFQSFYGRPAYSKTAEISIYIAPEFQKCGLGQQLLAQAIKQSPDLGLKTLIGFIFAHNQPSLKLFERFGFTPWGHLPNIAELDGVERDLVIMGLRLTN
- a CDS encoding ComEC/Rec2 family competence protein, translated to MIQASGVIICLGYILGLLFTAVPWGGVWIFLLGILIAVLLRLRFLKSRQLSQKPENAATKAKAISSFWQNTPQPRIWLVAGLVGLLATLYFQWRVPEPGPKDISKFVPPGNSSNQEQVVSVRGEVASTPRLTRTQRGQFWLEATQLDEVKKGDGPAGVSKGVTGKLYVTVPILQATGLYPGQQIAVTGILYKPKAASNPGAFDFQKFLKQEATFAGLTGRQINILDEEPRKWGWWQVRERIVRSQVRWLGIPEGPLVSAMVLGSKTVDLPYDIRDLFVQAGLAHALAASGFQTSLILGVILQLTRRSKKVTQFILGCLGLLIFLSLTGFQPAVLRAVIMGFAALVGLALKRKVKQLGSLLLAATILLLFNPLWIWDLGFQLSFLATLGLVVTVPPIIQRLGWLPPAIASLIAVPLAATIWTLPLQLFFFGVVPSYSLILNIITTPLISIISIGGIISALAALIWPDAGSFLAGILHPPTDWLIKLVEFFSKLPGNSFAVGSISPWQMLTLYTLILLVVLARWWRQRWWFASFIAIGLVLIPVWHSANSLFRITVLAAGAEPVLVIQDRGTVTLINSGDESTGRFTILPFLQQQGVNQIDWAIATDFQDHESSGWLEVMQRLPIKNFYSYPPKPENIVEAQVIQQNVQQRQGLYQPLALGQAITTGSVVAQLINEQLPMLQLQIQGQNWLLVGNLKSKEIAQLVKSGSLPRPQVLWCVPESLKDLVLALQPEIAIASSPDLEPKVLSELSQSQTKLFFTGRDGAIQWTPGSDFEAFIQATENKSSVL
- the glyQ gene encoding glycine--tRNA ligase subunit alpha, with product MNFQSVIASLHEFWENRGCLIAQPYDIEKGAGTKNPHTFLRALGPEPWAVAYVEPCRRPTDGRYGENPNRFQYYYQYQVLIKPSPDNIQEIYLDSLRALGIHPEDHDIRFVEDNWEDATVGAWGTGWEVWLDGMEITQFTYFQQCGGIDCRPVSIEITYGLERLAMYLQQVEAITKIQWTDNITYGDVFLQAEIEQCTYNFEASNPEMLLTLFNLYEQEATQLTERGLVLPGLDYVIKCSHTFNLLDARGVISVTERTRYIARIRHLARKVATLYVEQREKLGFPLLKNAVS